Proteins from one Malania oleifera isolate guangnan ecotype guangnan chromosome 4, ASM2987363v1, whole genome shotgun sequence genomic window:
- the LOC131153435 gene encoding serine/threonine-protein kinase ZRK1-like, which yields MLTACLKRNRRKEATAETALMQNVEKNGAMLLKEVIASSYGKCCPIRCFSVEELKNAINIHDIDDDFNTLYKASLQGRPICIKKYSPATNISSVIKEIVIASWMSNHKNVLKLLGCCLETEIPILVFDFAEIMGTLGRSLYGSCEPEWQPLPWKCRLRVAVDVANAVAYLHTALPTPIIHRDIKPENIFLDQSNFAKLSDFSFCISIPEGKTQVKVDVVPGTFGFMAPEHITTCCLTEKADVYSFGMLLLVLLTGQRYFWHKFECGIDDLDEVSNPAKAFVENNRLSEIVDPVVLKEAAGRPGMEQQLQDFATVALRCINLTVEDRPTMIDAAKQLLQIEQSTLAQ from the coding sequence ATGTTGACTGCATGCTTGAAAAGAAATAGGAGAAAAGAAGCGACAGCTGAGACAGCATTGATGCAAAATGTTGAAAAGAATGGTGCAATGTTACTCAAAGAGGTGATTGCTTCTTCTTATGGAAAATGTTGTCCTATCCGGTGCTTCTCTGTCGAAGAGCTGAAAAACGCAATAAACATCCATGATATAGATGATGACTTTAATACACTATACAAGGCCTCTCTTCAGGGTAGACCAATTTGCATTAAGAAATATTCACCAGCTACGAATATTAGTTCAGTTATTAAAGAGATTGTGATTGCATCCTGGATGAGCAATCATAAGAATGTTCTGAAGCTCTTAGGATGCTGTTTGGAGACCGAAATCCCCATTCTAGTGTTCGATTTTGCAGAAATTATGGGAACTTTGGGCCGTAGTCTTTATGGTTCCTGCGAACCAGAGTGGCAGCCTCTACCATGGAAATGCAGGTTAAGGGTTGCAGTGGACGTAGCAAATGCAGTTGCATACCTACACACTGCCCTTCCCACACCCATCATCCACAGGGACATTAAGCCTGAGAACATTTTTCTGGATCAAAGTAATTTTGCCAAATTGTCTGATTTCTCTTTTTGCATATCCATTCCTGAAGGCAAAACACAAGTGAAAGTTGATGTTGTCCCTGGAACGTTTGGATTCATGGCACCAGAGCACATTACGACCTGTTGTTTGACCGAGAAAGCTGATGTTTATTCGTTTGGTATGCTTCTGCTGGTGCTTTTGACGGGACAAAGGTACTTCTGGCACAAATTTGAATGTGGTATAGATGATCTTGATGAAGTATCCAACCCCGCAAAGGCTTTTGTTGAGAACAACAGGTTGAGTGAGATTGTGGATCCTGTAGTATTGAAAGAGGCAGCTGGAAGGCCTGGGATGGAGcagcagttgcaggattttgcaaCAGTTGCCCTGAGGTGCATCAATTTAACAGTAGAAGATAGGCCAACAATGATTGATGCAGCAAAACAACTCTTGCAGATTGAACAGTCTACTCTAGCCCAGTAA